AAGTCCGACTCAACTATCAACTACGGACCAGATGACTTGAAAGGTGTTGTGAAACACCATTCACCTTGATCGCCAACACGCAGTGGTTCCACGCCCTTGTTTCTGTAAGGACATATTCATGTGCACTTTTTTTTTGCTTCAAGTTTTTTGCTAGACAGGTAAAAGTTAACAATATATATTGTTATGACAAGGCATGTTGATATTGATATGTGAATTATTGTAAGTAACATAACTAATATATGATTAAGCTAAATAGTCAACTTTACTTTTAATCTAAATTGTTTtaaacaattattattattattaaattcaatttagatacatatttttatttccaaagttattttaatgattaatttttataaatatatatttacgtaaaaattatattatgttaaataagtatttttttagtaaattagaattattatttaatataattatagaattataaattaataaaaaaattttaatatattgataaaaatatgatataataAATGAATCTCTATCATTGGAGTTTAGTTATACTGTTTTCGGACTGTCCTAGTTAGTCTAAtcgttatttattttttctcgaTCTGATATTAACATATTGAGAATCTCGAAAAGATCACGAGAATACAAATCTTATAGAAAATACGGCCTCACATGGTAGTCGGAGCATCAATACGGCGAGTGAAAACTTTTACTCATTATCTCGATTTACATGATTCAGATGACCGAAAGTTTTTGCACTTATTTAAGCAATTATAGTACGTTTCATTATTTTTCGTCTTGTACTTTaacttcaaaaaataaaatgcataattaatttaatttaacgaCAATAATTGACTTAAAAACaattttatttgaagttaaaattgattttttagtTGGATGATATAATAAATAAGTCATTCACAATAATTTATATATCAGTTTGCTAATTAACCAATAATTTGTATACCACAATGATTTTTAATCGACTCTTCATAGATATTGACACGGTTTTAGCTTTCTGATGGATATTTGatcacatattttttttttatatatttaaaataaggatATCGATATTTATAACAAGGATATCGAGAGATGCTCCACATGTAGCAGTATGCATGTAAATTACAAAACATATTAACTATGCAACACAATAACGAATTAAAAACTATAATTTGAAAATTGTAGTATTTTTTTCTAAGTAATTAGGTACATAAAAAGCATAGAAATGTCCATCAATTGTTGCAGCTCCATCTTGATGTAGGCACACAGCTTAGATAATGGCACCAGCTGCATTTTTCATTTGCATTTTCTCCCTTGAACAGCATCACTAATCCCACAGTGAACCTGCAAGAGAGTttttgaattattattccatGTGGATGATTCTATCAACACCCCGTTCCAGAGAATACTCTagatatttggaaaaaaaaaaaaaaaaaacaataacgaCGCCGCAAATGGTGCCATTAGCACATCAACTGTAAGGATTCTTGTAGGACCAAATGCTCGCTGATTTATCAAAAGTTATAGCAGGTGGTAACAgtgtaactcaaatattttaaactgtaCAACTGCTCAAGCCTATACAGCAGAGAcgattattgcacccaacacttCTGTTTGAAGTTAATCTTGTGATGCTCTAATACCAGGATTGGGGCTAGTATCAGAGCTTACTAGCTGGAATACCAGCACAAAGTGGGGTGCGAATGAGACCATCTTTCAAACCTGCGGAATAAAATGTTACAAGCAAGGAGATGCATTCCAGGTCGAGTCACTATCTTGAGCCCGCTGTTCAAAGATGAGACCTTAACTATGTCATGCCTCAAGGACGGTGTCGTTACGTCGTGTTCTAAAGAGTTCCGGGTAAAAAATAGCTGAATATCAAGATACAATTGGTGGATTCAGGAAAGGCTTTCGGATCCATTGAactcataaattcaaatgtaGGGCAGCTGTTACTTAAATTTCAGGGGGTGTTCCCATAGTGAGGTTAAACCACAGGGGGCTTCTGATGTAAATTGTCATAAAACATAATGAGCACGAGGCTATCATCCATTGAATAGCAGTATTTATTGTGAAAAGATatccatttttttaaatttaaaataatatgggAATCTTACCAAACAATCAACAAAACTATAGCAACGATCCACAAAATGACTTGGCAAGCTGTGTATTTAGACTTCAGACTATTAGCCGGTAGACGGTGGCGTTCCACCCAACCAAACTGCGGCCTGAGCAGTAGCATAAAACCAAGGAGAAAACCGGTAAAAAATCCTCCAATGTGAGCAAAATTGTCAACGTGAGGGAGGATTCCAACCGCCAAGTTAATGGCGATAATCACCACTAGAGTGAAAAGTGCTGCTGCCTGATGAAAcaaaaagattttaaaaaaatgtgagAAATTCATGGattctttaaaaatcatgcTAACACATGAATGTAACGAACAAAAAATTGTGATGAATGTTCTAAAAAGGCTCGTGGTTTGCAATATACTTGTTCTGAGACATTACAATGGtactaaaattaaaatgaaatcTGAATTCGAAAACCAAGTAAAAAACTTACGAAGAGTATCAATCGTCTGTCGTTTTACAAAGAGCTATAGTAAGGAAAGAAAATGCAATACAAATGTATTTAAGATGTACAACAATCTAAACACAGTTTTTCATTGTTGTATCATAAAAGTGACCATACAGTACGACAAAACCAATCGTTCTTAATTATATTTGATGTTTTAGATTAACAACTTTATTCTTTTAATAGGAAAAAAAGAGATTTTTCAACACTCTCCAACTAGAGAGGCAATGAAGAAGTGCATTGAAAATTGTTGGAAATAATAATTTGGAACATATTGGTAAAGGTCTAACCTTATTGGAATAAATAGTCCAGTTAGTGAGTAACTCAGATAGCATTGCCCCAAGAAGTCCAAACAGAGCACCTGAAGCTCCAACAGATATACTTCTTTGAATAAAAAGGCAAGAGAGGATGCTCCCACCGATACCCGACAACAGGTAGATGACCCCTACTCGTACTGCATAACATAATTCACACCAAAATGTAAAAGATGGGAATCGTAAGAAAATAATGAAACACCACATTTTCAATAAGCCAATATCAAGGTCATCATTGATATATTCTATGGATTTTGCAGACAAATCATTTCAAACAAGCTTGGTAAACAAATATATCAAGAGATGTTTCATTTGTGTTAAGAGTTTAATCAAACCAAAGTTGCAAATCAGATTGATGATGAGTACCGAATCCAAATTGTTGCTCAAGGCGAATCCCTATAAACACCAAGCTCAGCATGTTAGCTAGTAAATGAATAACGCCTGCATGCAACCAGATACAAGTTATAAGCCTCCATGCTTGATTCCCGTGAACCACCTTGTTCCACTCGAGAGCACCCATTTTTTCCAATCTACACAAGCGAGGGGTAGCATTATTTGAATTACTTTCGAAAGGAAAGATGAAAAATTTTGAACATGCCTtcaaaaaaacataaatacaaATGCACAAAGACACATTCCTTGGAATTCACATAAAATTCTACCAAATGGACAGAATAAGAATGAGGGATTTTTCCTTGGATCAAACACTGATTAAAATCACGTCCAAGTAGAACACAAGGAAGGGATCTAAAGGCCCTAAAAATAAtagaattaaagaaaaatagttTTGAAATGTAAAAAGGAAACACTCAATTTTCCAAATATAAACGATGAACTACGGCTTTTTCACTTTGGTTGGGTcacaaaaaataaatgaaagagGAGTAGcacttaaaaaagaaaataaaaagttcCAATTTCAGGCATCCACTGATACAGAAATGGCTCAGATTGGAATAAGCCAAGGAAAGAGTTGAATCAGATAAAGAACTTTCACATGTCATCGCCGCTAATTTTCAGAAGATAGAATGTTGCGTCTGTATTGTTGAAAAGAATTCTTCTAACAATCAAAAAGATGATTAGCTAATTTTGTCTTCTGCCACAAACATCATGGTTATTTTACGGGATATTTCTGTTGCATGGATACTGATGGGAGGGACTATAATTTAGCATCCAAAATGTACTTCCTTGAGGCCAATCACAAGGCAGGAGTCACCAAGTAAAAAAATGATTGAGAAATTCAAATACAGGCTATAAAAATTTTGCTCTCGCACGAAGTTTAGACAAGGAATATTCCTAGCAATTTCACTAGTCAATACACATTTGTTTAAATTAAAGCATCCCATGGTATGAACCAAAGCCCATGTTCACCCAGTAATTGACACAATAAACTCTCTGGTGAACATTAGTCAATGCTTCAACATAAAACCGGCATGATCCAAATTAAAAGGTCAAAATAGGAGAAACTAGAAAAGATTTTGGAGCCTAAAAAATCCACCCAGCCTTCTATCTTATCAGTTGATAAGTTCATAATCTTACAATTATGGAATGTCTCACTCATCGTAGCTTAGTTCAGCCACGATCGAACATACAAGTCCATAACAGAGATTAATATACACCACCGACAGCAATCTAGAGGCGATACGTGTACATACAAAAAACCAAGATGCCAAGAAAATTAATTCCAGATTATCACAAACCGGTAAGGAATtgcaaaaagaaaaacaaagttaATATTATTAGCAAAGAACCGAATCAAGAAAGTCCGACCAGCAAGAACAGGTTTCCTGTCAATCATAAAAGCTAAAAGCTCAAAAATCAACATTAATTAAACATTATAAACCTATCCCAGATCAAATTATCTCACTACAACGATCATGAATGTTTTccaaaacaaaaagaaattaAGCCCAAAAAAATTTAACTTCAATTCAAAGTCAAAAGACAGCAGAAAAGTTGCCCATAAATCACAAACAACAAAAGTCATAAACTTTCGAAAAGCCCACAATCAAGATTGACCAAACTCCACCAAAACAAACAAATCAACCCCAAAAACCATTAAATCTAAACAAATCAAGTCTTCATAAAAgtgatagaaaaaagaaaaagatggGAGCTTTACGTTGAAGATGAAGGGCCAAAGAGAGGGTTTTCCCTCAGGGGCTGAAAGGATAACCTTCCAAGAAACTTTGCGACACAATCACCTTGAAACCCATTATTTTCCTTGGGACAATTATTAACAAGCATGATCACAATAAACATGGCAACATTAGCAACAACTATCATAGGCACCAGCCATGAAGTCCACTGGCTGTCTGAATACTCCATATCATAACCCCCTGCAGCTGCATAATAAGCTTGCGGGTACCCCTGGTTTCTGTTCTTTGTAGCTCCACCCCTTTCAAGATCTCCATTTCTCATCTTTCTTCACACCTTTTTGCTTATGTATAACTACAAACTTACTTCGAATCTCGTATACAGATATAAATCTATATCTATAGCTTTGTGCTGTATTCTGCGTGTATACGCGTGGTGGGAGGAGTGGCTTAGAAGTTGGGATGAAACGAAAGCTTGAGATGAATGCAAGAATTGGTAAAGAAAGCGAGTGATGTGCTAAGTAGTATTTTTTTCCCTTAATAATTCTTTGATTTTTGGTGATGTCAATTGGAAGAATGATTGGTGGAGTATTAGGACATGGCGGTGATACTTGTTATTCTCATTAATAATCTCTATTGAATTGGTTGTGTTTTTCAGATGGGACAATCTTTGTGTGTTTCTTAGGTGGAAATTACtaacattgatatttgcaaacgGTAACAACTAATAAAGTTTTTACAAATAGGATttgttataaatatatttttatttagttaGATTTGAAAGATTTTTAATCAAGATAATATATGTAAAGATTTGTATATTGTATTTTTTCCAGATAAATGAGATGATTGTGTTTAATGAAAATTGTATCCGAGTATTGACTCAtttttttttggcaaaaacttgtgtgagacggtctcacgggtcgtatttgtgagacggagctcttatttgggtcatccataaaaaaatattactttttatgctaaaattattactttttattatgaacatgggtaggattgacccgtctcacagattaagatccgtgagacggtctcatatgagacccactctttttttttttttttttgctttctaCTCATCTCTATTTCTTTTATGATTTATAACACGTTATCAGTACGATGTTATAAATAATTGAGAATGAAAATATTTCTTGTTCTATTGAAGCTACTGGAATAGCACAACTTGTTGTCAATactaaattttatgatatatttgttAGTACTCTAAAAGTAACACaattataattattgata
This region of Primulina eburnea isolate SZY01 chromosome 14, ASM2296580v1, whole genome shotgun sequence genomic DNA includes:
- the LOC140812286 gene encoding RHOMBOID-like protein 2, encoding MRNGDLERGGATKNRNQGYPQAYYAAAGGYDMEYSDSQWTSWLVPMIVVANVAMFIVIMLVNNCPKENNGFQGDCVAKFLGRLSFQPLRENPLFGPSSSTLEKMGALEWNKVVHGNQAWRLITCIWLHAGVIHLLANMLSLVFIGIRLEQQFGFVRVGVIYLLSGIGGSILSCLFIQRSISVGASGALFGLLGAMLSELLTNWTIYSNKAAALFTLVVIIAINLAVGILPHVDNFAHIGGFFTGFLLGFMLLLRPQFGWVERHRLPANSLKSKYTACQVILWIVAIVLLIVWFTVGLVMLFKGENANEKCSWCHYLSCVPTSRWSCNN